From Virgibacillus natechei, the proteins below share one genomic window:
- the holA gene encoding DNA polymerase III subunit delta: MTYLEVLQQVKKKQMSSVFLLYGSEDYFIQNLKKQITKEVLADNMENLSTYDLEEISIQEVIADVETYPFFGEKKLIIASNPGFLKAKPTKLPFEHELDILQRYLESPVDYSILVIIAPYEKIDERKKISKVLKKNATVAVCEPIKDYELTKWIKNIAGQLKVTIEDDAYEVFETELSANLHLLESELMKIAMYVGENGIITKPIAEDLIAHTVNGSSLRLVDAVMERNLHKAIAIYKDLEKMKEEPIALIGLLAFQFRVILRVKLLSAKGYNQRQLEKQISAHPYVIKIALKREKQFPVEKLQDVIDKLANADATMKQGKMDKELAFELLLYDLVQAS; encoded by the coding sequence ATGACGTATTTAGAAGTGTTACAACAAGTAAAAAAGAAACAAATGTCATCTGTTTTTTTACTATACGGATCTGAAGATTATTTTATACAGAACTTAAAGAAACAAATTACAAAAGAAGTGTTAGCAGATAACATGGAAAATCTATCCACTTACGATCTGGAAGAAATTTCAATTCAGGAAGTTATTGCTGATGTAGAGACATATCCTTTTTTTGGTGAAAAGAAATTAATAATAGCGAGTAATCCTGGATTTTTAAAGGCTAAACCAACTAAGCTTCCTTTTGAACATGAGCTTGATATCTTACAACGTTATTTAGAGTCACCTGTAGACTATTCGATTTTGGTAATCATTGCACCATATGAAAAAATCGATGAACGTAAAAAAATAAGTAAAGTACTTAAGAAAAATGCAACAGTGGCTGTTTGTGAACCTATTAAAGATTATGAGTTAACAAAATGGATAAAGAATATTGCTGGTCAATTAAAGGTTACAATCGAAGATGATGCTTATGAGGTCTTCGAAACAGAGCTTTCGGCAAACTTGCATTTATTAGAGAGCGAGTTAATGAAAATCGCCATGTATGTTGGGGAGAATGGCATAATCACAAAGCCTATTGCTGAGGATTTGATCGCCCATACAGTAAACGGATCTTCATTACGACTTGTAGATGCAGTTATGGAACGTAATTTACATAAAGCGATTGCTATTTACAAGGATCTTGAAAAAATGAAAGAAGAACCAATAGCTTTGATAGGGTTATTAGCATTCCAGTTTCGGGTAATCTTACGTGTGAAACTTTTAAGTGCAAAAGGTTATAATCAACGTCAATTAGAGAAACAGATTAGTGCGCATCCATATGTCATAAAGATTGCACTTAAAAGAGAAAAGCAATTTCCAGTTGAAAAGTTGCAGGACGTTATTGATAAGTTGGCGAATGCGGATGCTACGATGAAACAAGGGAAGATGGATAAAGAACTGGCGTTTGAACTATTATTATACGATTTAGTACAGGCATCATAA
- a CDS encoding ComE operon protein 2: MERISWDQYFMAQSHLLALRSTCPRLMVGATIVRDKRIIAGGYNGSVSGSTHCMDDGCYIVDGHCVRTVHAEANALLQCAKFGVPTDNADLYVTHFPCLQCCKQLIQSGINNVYYKEDYKNDAYAIALFQEAGVQTKKVELNYLAVDTNYQEKAELVKKLLDKLEITEDSEQELSILKNEIEALFKLNR, from the coding sequence ATGGAGAGAATATCTTGGGATCAATATTTCATGGCACAAAGTCATCTATTAGCGCTGCGCAGCACGTGTCCAAGGTTAATGGTAGGTGCCACAATTGTTAGAGACAAACGTATTATAGCTGGTGGTTACAATGGAAGTGTTTCCGGAAGCACTCATTGTATGGATGATGGTTGTTATATCGTTGATGGTCATTGTGTTCGCACCGTACATGCAGAAGCAAATGCTTTATTACAATGTGCCAAATTTGGTGTGCCTACAGATAACGCTGACCTCTACGTAACTCACTTTCCCTGCTTGCAATGTTGTAAACAGCTCATTCAAAGTGGAATAAATAATGTTTATTACAAAGAGGATTATAAAAACGATGCATATGCAATAGCGTTGTTTCAAGAAGCTGGTGTTCAGACAAAGAAAGTGGAATTGAATTATCTGGCAGTAGATACAAATTATCAGGAAAAAGCAGAATTAGTGAAAAAGCTACTTGATAAACTGGAGATTACAGAAGATAGTGAACAGGAATTGTCCATTCTAAAAAATGAAATAGAAGCGTTATTTAAATTAAACAGATAA
- the gpr gene encoding GPR endopeptidase: MEDEEKVYQVRTDLAIEARDMYVETEDKQEKKKQEQENQIKGVTVKEREQDNIKITYVEIEDGVDDLIDKKPGSYITIYADGVKKQDTDRQELAAKILAKELEQLMEKNNISPDSTGLIVGLGNWNVTPDALGPMAAEKVLVTSHLFKMEHETVSEGYRPVAAVTPGVMGVTGLETSDIIFGIVEKFNPDFVIAIDALASRSIERVNETIQLSDSGIHPGSGVGNKRKELSQDTLGVPVLAVGVPTVVDAVTITSDTIDFLLKHFGREFKEKDKPSKSIAPASLSFGNKKFTEDDLPDEEKRNTFLGVVGGLSEEEKRKLITEVLTPIGHNLMVTPKEVDGFMKDMATVIANGINAALHEKVDVDNLTSYTR; this comes from the coding sequence ATGGAAGACGAAGAAAAAGTATATCAAGTCAGAACAGATTTAGCTATTGAAGCTAGAGATATGTATGTGGAGACAGAGGATAAACAAGAAAAGAAAAAACAAGAACAAGAAAATCAAATTAAGGGTGTAACAGTAAAAGAGCGCGAGCAAGATAATATAAAAATAACTTATGTGGAAATAGAAGATGGTGTGGATGATTTAATTGATAAAAAGCCTGGATCCTATATAACGATTTATGCAGATGGAGTTAAAAAGCAGGATACAGACAGACAAGAATTAGCGGCCAAAATTCTGGCTAAAGAATTGGAACAGTTAATGGAAAAAAATAATATATCTCCAGATAGCACGGGGTTAATAGTCGGACTTGGAAATTGGAACGTAACTCCAGATGCACTAGGGCCAATGGCAGCAGAAAAAGTTCTGGTAACGAGTCATTTGTTTAAAATGGAGCACGAAACTGTTTCGGAAGGGTATCGTCCTGTAGCGGCTGTTACCCCAGGGGTGATGGGAGTAACGGGCCTCGAAACGAGTGATATTATTTTCGGTATAGTAGAGAAATTCAATCCTGATTTTGTTATTGCGATTGATGCACTTGCATCAAGATCCATTGAAAGAGTTAATGAGACCATACAATTATCTGATTCGGGCATACACCCAGGCTCAGGAGTAGGGAATAAGCGAAAAGAGTTAAGTCAGGATACTTTAGGAGTGCCTGTTTTGGCAGTTGGCGTTCCAACTGTCGTTGATGCGGTGACGATCACGAGTGATACGATAGATTTTCTTTTAAAACATTTTGGCCGAGAATTTAAGGAAAAGGATAAACCTTCTAAATCGATAGCTCCTGCTAGTTTGTCTTTTGGTAACAAAAAATTCACGGAAGATGACCTGCCTGATGAGGAAAAAAGGAATACATTCCTTGGTGTAGTAGGTGGTCTATCAGAAGAAGAAAAAAGAAAGCTTATAACCGAAGTTTTAACACCCATTGGACATAATTTAATGGTTACACCAAAAGAAGTTGATGGATTTATGAAGGATATGGCAACTGTCATCGCAAACGGTATTAATGCAGCTTTACATGAAAAAGTTGATGTTGATAATTTAACTTCTTATACAAGATAG
- a CDS encoding YqzM family protein — protein MNEFEQNPQSKNHDVSDSIKGFAFSFIFFVLIFVIGVVVSVVAQ, from the coding sequence GTGAACGAATTTGAACAAAATCCACAGTCTAAAAACCATGATGTATCTGATTCCATTAAAGGCTTTGCATTCTCATTTATTTTCTTTGTCTTGATCTTTGTGATAGGTGTAGTTGTAAGCGTAGTTGCTCAATAG
- the rpsT gene encoding 30S ribosomal protein S20, with protein MANIKSAIKRVDTNNKKRVINQAQKSEMRTQIKHVEKLVEANDVENAKLALQKTMKYIDKAIQKGVIHQNNGDRQKSRLANKVSNLSA; from the coding sequence ATGGCTAATATCAAGTCTGCAATAAAACGTGTTGATACAAATAATAAAAAACGTGTAATTAATCAAGCACAAAAGTCAGAAATGCGCACGCAAATTAAACATGTTGAAAAATTAGTTGAAGCTAATGATGTTGAAAATGCTAAACTTGCATTACAAAAAACAATGAAATACATCGATAAAGCTATTCAAAAAGGTGTTATCCACCAAAATAACGGAGATCGCCAAAAATCCCGTTTAGCAAATAAAGTGAGTAATCTTAGCGCATAA
- a CDS encoding DNA internalization-related competence protein ComEC/Rec2 — translation MKGYWHLTAISVAISILTIFFDNYWLIAIFSIWLFYLLYDERLGKVPILLSLTFFLFFLLYIPDINEANVKPPPETIQHKGKIESPITITQNKIDFHFQDYRSENKVLVIYFPENQGQPPSLENYPDILYGATCVIQGEMELPDQSTNPGQFDYRNYLLKQAIPYQLILNSLDDIQCEGSAFLHLVYNIRDMLRKQVEANISKETGSWLTAIVLGDDSLLSDDTIELFQRWSLSHILAISGLHIGLVVALVYFALIKLNLFTKEKAQWIMMLFLPVYALIAGGEPSVWRASTMVLIFIILNKVKLKFSVTDTFSIVFLLLIVVDKYIVYHVGFQLSFIVTFGLLLSRQWISNTNISVMQVLQIGFVAQMMILPLQLAYFSTFQPLSILLNWIIVPYFSLFIIPFMFILLLLTALPSFFVLFFDKAFVQIHNIVLTFIEFMDTYANFAWTMGPLPIIVAVFYYILFFIFMNQLQHGKLNQAFRFGCAITILIICVAIRPYFSPVGMVTMLDVGQAEAFVIELPYRQGVIFIEAGATFSFEDMEPSDRAYKQVIKPYLDSRGISHIDAVFLSHKDIDHVGSVPFMLEDLDVEQIIISDLYELDRDTIELWKNHDIQIQQTKRDEIIVVEDHPFYVLAPYKDHNSANENSLVLYTEFGRKDWLFSGEIGKAEEREIITTYQSLPVDVLKVAHHGSNTSTDETFISRISADYALIAVGENNTYGHPTLEVLETLSEEAMTILRTDKDGAVQYQFTNDQQGTFFKYVP, via the coding sequence GTGAAAGGATATTGGCATTTAACTGCTATCTCTGTTGCAATTAGTATTCTTACCATATTTTTCGATAATTATTGGCTCATTGCTATTTTTTCCATATGGTTATTTTATTTACTTTATGATGAACGGTTAGGGAAAGTACCAATCCTCCTATCCTTAACCTTCTTTCTTTTTTTTCTACTTTACATTCCAGATATTAATGAAGCCAATGTAAAACCACCTCCAGAAACGATTCAGCACAAAGGAAAAATTGAAAGCCCAATTACGATTACGCAAAATAAAATTGATTTTCATTTTCAAGATTATCGCTCTGAAAATAAGGTATTAGTTATTTATTTTCCTGAAAATCAAGGTCAACCTCCTTCCTTAGAAAATTATCCCGATATACTATATGGTGCAACATGTGTAATACAAGGCGAAATGGAACTTCCCGACCAAAGTACGAATCCGGGTCAATTTGATTACCGCAACTATTTATTAAAACAGGCGATCCCCTATCAATTAATCCTTAACTCGTTAGATGATATACAATGTGAAGGATCTGCATTTCTTCATCTGGTATACAACATCCGTGATATGTTACGAAAACAGGTTGAAGCTAATATAAGTAAAGAAACAGGATCTTGGTTAACTGCTATAGTGTTAGGGGACGACTCTCTGTTAAGTGATGATACAATCGAATTATTTCAAAGATGGAGCCTGTCACATATATTGGCGATTTCTGGCTTGCACATTGGTTTAGTTGTTGCATTGGTTTATTTTGCACTGATTAAGTTAAATTTATTTACGAAGGAAAAAGCGCAATGGATTATGATGCTTTTCCTTCCTGTTTATGCGTTAATTGCAGGAGGGGAACCTTCTGTCTGGCGGGCTAGCACAATGGTTTTAATTTTTATTATTTTAAATAAGGTGAAGTTAAAATTCAGTGTAACAGATACGTTTAGTATCGTATTTCTTTTGCTAATCGTTGTTGATAAATACATTGTGTATCACGTAGGCTTTCAGTTGTCTTTTATTGTTACGTTTGGATTGTTATTATCCAGACAATGGATTTCTAATACAAACATTTCTGTTATGCAGGTTCTTCAAATAGGTTTTGTTGCACAAATGATGATTCTCCCTCTTCAGTTAGCTTACTTTTCAACCTTTCAGCCATTATCCATTTTATTAAATTGGATCATTGTACCTTATTTTTCTTTATTTATTATTCCTTTTATGTTTATATTACTACTACTAACAGCACTTCCATCCTTTTTTGTCCTTTTCTTTGATAAAGCGTTTGTACAAATACATAATATCGTGCTAACATTTATTGAATTTATGGATACGTATGCTAATTTTGCATGGACAATGGGCCCATTGCCAATTATCGTGGCAGTTTTCTATTATATTTTATTTTTTATATTTATGAATCAATTGCAGCATGGAAAATTGAATCAAGCTTTTAGGTTTGGTTGCGCAATAACAATACTCATTATTTGTGTAGCTATTCGTCCATATTTCTCACCAGTGGGAATGGTTACGATGCTTGATGTTGGACAGGCAGAGGCATTTGTTATTGAACTGCCATATCGTCAAGGGGTTATTTTTATTGAGGCAGGCGCGACTTTCTCTTTTGAAGACATGGAGCCATCTGATCGTGCTTATAAACAAGTTATAAAACCTTACTTGGATTCACGAGGCATTAGTCATATAGATGCTGTCTTCTTAAGTCATAAAGATATAGACCATGTCGGAAGTGTTCCTTTTATGCTTGAGGACCTGGATGTAGAACAAATAATAATTAGTGATCTATATGAGTTAGATAGAGATACAATCGAGTTATGGAAAAATCATGATATTCAAATACAACAAACGAAACGTGATGAAATAATAGTAGTAGAAGATCACCCCTTTTATGTGCTTGCTCCATATAAAGATCACAATTCTGCTAATGAGAATTCACTTGTTTTGTATACTGAATTTGGACGAAAAGACTGGCTTTTTTCTGGAGAGATAGGAAAAGCAGAGGAAAGGGAAATTATTACGACATATCAATCTTTACCTGTCGATGTCTTGAAGGTTGCTCACCACGGCAGTAATACTTCAACAGATGAGACATTTATATCGAGGATTAGTGCTGATTATGCATTGATAGCTGTAGGAGAAAATAACACATATGGACATCCAACGCTGGAAGTTTTAGAAACACTGAGCGAAGAGGCAATGACTATATTGCGGACAGATAAGGATGGAGCTGTACAGTATCAGTTTACGAATGATCAACAAGGAACGTTTTTTAAGTATGTGCCATAG